A stretch of Pseudomonas sp. LS.1a DNA encodes these proteins:
- the lapG gene encoding cysteine protease LapG: MPLCFTVPSRTIAAFDWPEQGFAVAISWMLKTVVQRVGLAALLGSLLLGGLHADWDFSQISRKSQALYGQLGAGQGRIDAWQNLMTTQKQGTELERLQVVNRFFNQQLRYVEDIDLWHEVDYWATPVQALIKGAGDCEDYAIAKYFSLRRMGIPSEKLRITYVKALRQNRAHMVLTYYSSPQAQPLVLDSLMDAIKPASQRTDLLPVYAFNGEGLWLTGAAGNKKVGDTKRLSRWQDLLKKMQAEGFPAEPVY, from the coding sequence GTGCCATTGTGTTTTACCGTGCCAAGCCGCACCATCGCTGCTTTCGACTGGCCGGAACAGGGCTTCGCAGTGGCGATATCCTGGATGCTCAAAACCGTTGTGCAACGTGTCGGCCTTGCTGCACTGCTGGGCAGCCTGCTGCTGGGCGGTTTGCACGCGGATTGGGACTTTTCCCAGATCAGCCGCAAGTCACAGGCCCTGTATGGCCAGCTGGGCGCCGGGCAGGGCCGTATCGATGCCTGGCAGAACCTGATGACCACGCAGAAGCAGGGTACGGAGCTTGAGCGGTTGCAGGTGGTCAACCGCTTCTTCAACCAGCAATTGCGCTATGTCGAGGACATCGACCTGTGGCATGAGGTCGATTATTGGGCCACGCCGGTGCAGGCGCTGATCAAGGGCGCAGGGGACTGCGAGGACTATGCCATCGCCAAGTATTTCAGCCTGCGGCGCATGGGCATCCCCAGCGAAAAGCTGCGCATCACCTACGTCAAGGCACTGCGGCAGAACCGCGCGCACATGGTCCTGACCTATTATTCAAGCCCACAGGCACAGCCATTGGTACTCGACAGCCTGATGGATGCCATCAAGCCGGCCAGCCAGCGTACCGACCTGCTGCCGGTGTACGCCTTCAATGGTGAGGGGCTGTGGCTGACGGGCGCCGCAGGCAACAAGAAGGTCGGCGATACCAAGCGGCTGTCACGCTGGCAGGATTTGCTGAAGAAGATGCAGGCCGAAGGGTTCCCGGCCGAGCCGGTTTACTGA
- the lapD gene encoding cyclic di-GMP receptor LapD has protein sequence MSLFKQLLLAICLFLVVAFSGSFMVSLESSRSQYVNQLRSHAQDAATALALSLTPNIDDPAMVELMVSSIFDSGYYSSIKVVDLGSNAVLVERHAEPDPGGVPGWFVHLIGLEAAGGDAIVSRGWQQAARVEVISHPMFAIAKLWQSALGSLGWLLLCGAASAVLGALLLRRQLRPLDYMVEQSYAIARREFLSLSELPRTPELRRVVQAMNQMVEKLKALFTEQAERSERLRAESYQDSLTGLSNRRYFEMQLNTRVSNLEEARAGYLLLLRVQGLAGLNARLGGQRTDQLLQAVGEQLRRTCASYPETNDLISRSRGGEFAVLAPGMVHEEAVQLAQALEATLHSLHETGASDIDPVACIGLAPYSPGDAPQALLKLADEALARAENQPTPGWVCLEQGVAAVAADSQHAWHERLDQAFIGGHFELFFQPVVDCGTAQRILHRKVISRLQDGQGEALPAGRFLPWLERFGWMSRLDLLVLEKVLAHLRGHDQILALNLSAATLADPKALQRVFELLGQHTALGPRLIFEIGEEQLPEQSALEQLTRRLHALGFGLALQRFGGRFSMIGNLAHLGLAYLKIDGSYIRNIDHEQHKRLFIEAVQRAAHSIDVPLIAERVETEGERLVLREMGVSGIQGQLVGEPAPWR, from the coding sequence ATGTCACTGTTCAAACAATTGCTGTTGGCCATTTGCCTGTTCCTGGTGGTTGCCTTCAGTGGCAGTTTCATGGTCAGCCTGGAAAGCTCGCGCAGCCAGTACGTCAACCAGTTGCGCTCGCACGCCCAGGATGCGGCGACCGCGCTGGCGCTGTCGCTGACGCCGAATATCGACGATCCGGCAATGGTCGAGCTGATGGTCAGTTCGATCTTCGACAGTGGCTACTACTCAAGCATCAAGGTCGTCGACCTTGGCTCCAATGCCGTGCTGGTGGAGCGCCATGCCGAGCCGGACCCCGGCGGTGTGCCGGGCTGGTTCGTGCACCTGATCGGCCTGGAAGCCGCCGGTGGCGATGCCATCGTCAGCCGCGGCTGGCAGCAGGCCGCACGCGTTGAAGTGATCAGCCACCCGATGTTCGCCATTGCCAAACTCTGGCAGAGCGCCTTGGGCAGCCTGGGCTGGTTGTTGCTGTGTGGCGCGGCCAGTGCCGTACTTGGCGCCTTGCTTTTGCGTCGCCAGTTGCGGCCGCTGGACTACATGGTCGAGCAATCCTATGCCATCGCCCGCCGCGAATTCCTCAGCCTGTCGGAGCTGCCGCGTACGCCGGAGCTGCGCCGGGTGGTGCAGGCGATGAACCAGATGGTCGAGAAGCTCAAGGCACTGTTCACCGAGCAGGCCGAGCGCAGTGAGCGACTGCGTGCCGAGTCCTATCAGGACAGCCTGACCGGCCTGTCCAACCGCCGTTATTTCGAGATGCAGCTGAACACCCGGGTGAGCAACCTGGAAGAAGCGCGCGCCGGCTACCTGTTATTGCTGCGGGTCCAGGGGTTGGCGGGGTTGAACGCCCGCCTTGGCGGCCAGCGCACCGACCAGTTGCTGCAGGCCGTGGGTGAGCAGTTGCGTCGCACCTGTGCCAGCTACCCGGAAACCAACGACCTGATTTCCCGCAGCCGTGGGGGTGAGTTTGCCGTGCTGGCGCCGGGCATGGTGCATGAAGAGGCGGTACAGCTCGCTCAGGCCCTGGAAGCGACCCTGCATAGCCTGCATGAAACCGGCGCCAGTGATATCGACCCGGTGGCCTGCATCGGCCTTGCCCCCTACAGCCCTGGTGACGCACCACAGGCGCTGCTCAAGCTCGCCGACGAAGCCCTGGCCCGCGCCGAGAACCAGCCGACGCCGGGTTGGGTCTGCCTCGAGCAGGGTGTGGCCGCAGTTGCCGCGGACAGCCAGCATGCCTGGCACGAGCGGCTCGACCAAGCGTTTATCGGCGGGCATTTCGAGCTGTTCTTCCAGCCCGTGGTGGATTGCGGCACTGCGCAACGGATACTGCACCGCAAGGTGATTTCGCGCTTGCAGGATGGCCAGGGCGAGGCGCTGCCGGCGGGCCGCTTCCTGCCCTGGCTGGAGCGTTTCGGCTGGATGTCGCGGCTGGACCTGCTGGTGCTGGAAAAGGTGCTTGCACACCTGCGCGGGCATGACCAGATACTGGCGCTTAACCTGTCAGCCGCTACCTTGGCCGACCCCAAGGCTCTGCAGCGCGTCTTCGAACTGTTGGGCCAGCATACGGCGCTGGGGCCGCGCCTGATTTTCGAAATTGGCGAAGAGCAACTGCCCGAGCAGTCTGCCCTGGAGCAGCTGACCCGGCGCTTGCATGCGCTTGGCTTCGGCCTGGCACTGCAACGCTTTGGTGGGCGCTTCAGCATGATTGGCAACCTGGCGCACCTGGGCCTGGCGTACCTGAAGATCGATGGTAGCTACATCCGCAACATTGATCATGAGCAGCACAAGCGGCTATTCATCGAAGCCGTCCAGCGCGCGGCACACAGCATTGACGTGCCGCTGATTGCTGAACGGGTCGAGACGGAAGGCGAGCGCTTGGTGCTGCGGGAGATGGGCGTGAGCGGGATTCAGGGGCAGTTGGTGGGTGAGCCTGCGCCCTGGCGCTGA
- a CDS encoding HlyD family type I secretion periplasmic adaptor subunit has product MLHKLDVGQFKDGLRRYFKGSDSLGGQPLPEVNKALIEDAPRVVRLTIWGVILFFVFLIVWASVAPIDEVTRGEGKAIPSSKVQKIQNLEGGIVAEIFAKEGQIVEVGQPLLRLDETRFASNVGETEADRLAMALRVERLSAEVEDSPLKIDEALRKAAPSQAASEESLYQSRRQQLQDEIGGLQQQLVQRQQELREYSSKRAQYANSLELLRKEINMSEPLVATGAISQVEVLRLRRAEVENRGQLDSTALAIPRAEAAIREVQSKIEETRGKFRSEALTQLNEARTELNKATATSKALDDRVNRTMVTSPVRGIVKQLLVNTIGGVIQPGSDILEVVPLDDTLVIEAKILPKDIAFLHPGQEATVKFTAYDYTIYGGLKAKLEQIGADTITDEDKKTTYYLIKLRTDRSHLGTDEKPLLIIPGMVATVDIMTGKKTIMSYLLKPIMKARSEALRER; this is encoded by the coding sequence GTGTTGCATAAGCTGGATGTAGGGCAATTCAAGGACGGCCTGCGGCGCTATTTCAAAGGTTCCGATTCACTGGGCGGTCAGCCGCTGCCAGAGGTCAACAAAGCCCTGATCGAGGATGCGCCGCGGGTCGTGCGGCTGACCATCTGGGGCGTGATCCTGTTCTTCGTGTTCCTGATCGTGTGGGCCAGCGTCGCGCCCATCGACGAGGTTACGCGGGGCGAAGGCAAGGCCATTCCGTCGTCCAAGGTGCAGAAGATCCAGAACCTGGAGGGCGGCATCGTCGCCGAGATCTTCGCCAAGGAAGGGCAGATCGTCGAAGTGGGCCAGCCGTTGCTGCGCCTGGATGAAACCCGCTTCGCCTCCAACGTGGGTGAAACCGAGGCCGACCGCCTGGCCATGGCCTTGCGCGTCGAGCGCCTGAGTGCCGAGGTCGAGGACAGCCCGCTGAAAATCGACGAGGCGCTGCGCAAGGCCGCGCCAAGCCAGGCGGCCAGCGAAGAGTCGCTGTACCAGAGCCGGCGCCAGCAACTGCAGGACGAGATTGGTGGCCTGCAACAGCAGCTGGTCCAGCGCCAGCAGGAGCTGCGCGAGTACAGTTCAAAACGCGCCCAGTACGCCAACAGCCTGGAACTGCTGCGCAAAGAGATCAACATGTCCGAGCCATTGGTGGCCACCGGCGCGATCTCCCAGGTTGAAGTGTTGCGCTTGCGCCGTGCCGAAGTGGAGAACCGCGGCCAGCTGGATTCCACCGCACTGGCGATCCCGCGTGCCGAGGCGGCCATCCGCGAGGTGCAAAGCAAGATCGAAGAGACCCGCGGCAAATTCCGCAGCGAAGCGTTGACCCAACTGAACGAAGCACGCACCGAGTTGAACAAGGCCACGGCTACCAGCAAGGCATTGGACGACCGGGTGAACCGCACCATGGTCACTTCACCGGTGCGCGGTATCGTCAAGCAGCTGCTGGTGAACACCATTGGCGGGGTGATCCAGCCTGGCAGCGATATCCTCGAAGTAGTACCACTGGACGACACGCTGGTCATCGAGGCGAAGATCCTGCCCAAGGACATCGCCTTCCTGCACCCGGGGCAGGAGGCGACGGTCAAGTTCACGGCCTATGACTACACCATCTACGGTGGGCTGAAGGCCAAGCTGGAGCAGATCGGTGCCGACACCATCACCGATGAAGACAAGAAGACCACCTACTACCTGATCAAGCTGCGCACCGATCGCAGCCACCTGGGCACTGACGAGAAGCCGCTGCTGATCATTCCGGGGATGGTGGCGACGGTCGATATCATGACCGGCAAGAAGACCATCATGAGCTATCTGCTCAAGCCGATCATGAAGGCGCGTTCGGAAGCGTTGCGCGAGCGTTGA